One Pectobacterium colocasium DNA segment encodes these proteins:
- a CDS encoding LysR family transcriptional regulator, whose product MAAISLRHIEIFHAVMTTGNLTEAATLLNTSQPTVSRELARFEKLIQMTLFERLRGRLYPTAQGLQLFEEVQRSYYGLDRIINAASDIRRFQQAQLSVACLPVFSQSLLPDVCKPLLARYPRLNLHIIPQESPLLEEWLSAQRHDLGLTENSLTPAGTERQTLMLLNEVCVLPAGHALTKKTVLTPQDFADEPFISLSSADSYRQLLDKLFQEQGVSRRMVLETHSAASVCAMVRAGVGLSIVNPLTALDYAASGLVVRPFSIDVPFTVSLIRPLHRPASALVDTVIEQLRQYAASVPSRLEQVLRR is encoded by the coding sequence ATGGCGGCAATATCTTTGCGGCACATCGAGATTTTCCATGCGGTCATGACGACCGGGAATCTGACGGAAGCGGCAACGCTGCTGAACACCTCGCAGCCGACCGTCAGCCGCGAGCTGGCACGTTTTGAGAAACTGATTCAGATGACGCTGTTCGAGCGGCTGCGCGGCAGGCTTTACCCCACCGCGCAGGGGCTACAGCTGTTTGAAGAAGTGCAGCGTTCCTATTATGGTCTGGATCGCATTATCAACGCCGCCAGCGATATTCGCCGTTTTCAGCAGGCGCAACTTTCCGTTGCCTGTCTGCCCGTGTTCTCACAGTCGCTGCTGCCGGATGTCTGCAAGCCGCTGCTGGCACGCTATCCGCGGCTTAATCTGCACATCATTCCGCAAGAATCGCCGCTGCTGGAAGAGTGGTTGTCCGCCCAGCGCCACGATTTAGGCTTAACGGAAAACAGCCTCACGCCCGCCGGGACAGAGCGGCAAACGCTGATGTTACTCAATGAAGTGTGCGTGCTGCCTGCGGGGCACGCGCTGACGAAAAAAACGGTGCTCACGCCGCAGGATTTTGCCGATGAACCCTTTATCAGCCTGTCGAGCGCCGATAGCTATCGCCAGTTGCTGGATAAGCTGTTTCAGGAACAGGGCGTATCGCGCCGGATGGTGCTGGAAACCCACAGCGCGGCGTCAGTATGTGCGATGGTGCGGGCAGGCGTCGGGCTGTCTATCGTCAATCCGCTCACCGCATTGGATTATGCCGCCTCCGGCCTGGTCGTGCGGCCTTTCAGCATTGACGTGCCCTTTACCGTTAGCCTGATTCGTCCGCTGCACCGCCCTGCGTCGGCGCTGGTCGATACCGTCATTGAGCAGCTCAGGCAGTACGCTGCCAGCGTGCCTTCACGTCTGGAGCAGGTCTTGCGGCGCTAA
- a CDS encoding LysR family transcriptional regulator, translated as MDRITAAEVFVTIIDRGSMIAAAETLDMSRAMVTRYLAEMEAWAGARLLHRTTRKLSLTDAGEKTLARCREMLALTADMRVEAETDDATLSGLLRLSCSQSLAQGALGMAITTFLRHHPRVAIDLQMNNRAVNLVEERIDLALRITNELDPNLIARPLARCESMLCASPSYLNEHGIPRQLTDLSIHNCLTYTYFGKSLWHFSRGDEKFTIPVSGNLSGNESLVLLAGALEGAGIALQPRYSVTPYLASGQLVALLPEYRPQAMGIYGIYTSRRQMPAALRTLLDFLVDWFAHDPRWRALALPSAQ; from the coding sequence ATGGATCGTATTACGGCAGCCGAAGTGTTCGTGACTATTATAGATCGCGGCAGCATGATCGCCGCGGCAGAGACGCTGGACATGTCCCGGGCGATGGTGACGCGCTATCTGGCGGAGATGGAAGCATGGGCAGGTGCGCGGCTATTGCACCGCACCACGCGCAAGCTGAGCCTGACGGATGCCGGTGAAAAAACGCTGGCGCGCTGTCGGGAGATGCTGGCGCTGACGGCGGATATGCGCGTCGAGGCCGAGACCGACGATGCCACGTTAAGTGGCTTGCTGCGCCTTAGCTGTTCGCAATCGCTGGCACAGGGAGCGCTCGGCATGGCGATCACGACGTTCCTGCGCCACCATCCTCGGGTCGCTATCGATCTGCAAATGAATAACCGCGCGGTGAATCTGGTCGAGGAACGCATCGATCTGGCGCTACGCATCACCAACGAGCTGGATCCTAATCTGATTGCCCGACCGCTGGCACGCTGTGAGTCGATGCTGTGTGCATCGCCTTCTTATTTGAATGAACATGGTATTCCGCGACAGCTGACCGATCTCTCGATTCACAACTGCCTGACCTATACCTATTTTGGCAAAAGCCTGTGGCATTTTTCCCGTGGCGATGAAAAGTTTACGATACCGGTCAGCGGCAACCTGAGCGGCAATGAATCACTGGTGCTGCTGGCAGGCGCGCTGGAAGGCGCGGGGATTGCGTTGCAACCGCGTTATTCTGTGACGCCTTACCTCGCCAGCGGACAGTTGGTGGCGCTGTTGCCGGAATACCGGCCACAGGCGATGGGGATTTATGGTATTTACACCTCGCGCCGCCAGATGCCTGCCGCGCTGCGCACCCTGCTGGATTTTCTGGTGGACTGGTTTGCGCACGATCCTCGCTGGCGGGCGCTGGCACTGCCATCGGCACAGTGA
- a CDS encoding MBL fold metallo-hydrolase, translating to MSKSIAFTVSLLAASLGLASAAHAAELKIDVFNPGEASVFPVSSEIISGDKEVVLIDAQFQRNDAQTLVDRIKATGKKLTTVYISHSDPDYYFGLDVIKAAFPDAKIIATQATIDAINASKDGKVAHWGPVLKENAPKEIVVPQALEGDSFTVDGKKLEVKGLKGPMPDRTFVWIPSLKAVVGGIPVSANIHVWLADTQTPESRIHWRDTLKSIEALKPTTVVPGHFIAPTDYTLKNVTFTLQYLDTVEKALAKSKDSAELIAAMKKHYPTLKEESGLELSAKVLKGEMKWPQ from the coding sequence ATGTCTAAATCTATCGCTTTTACCGTATCTTTACTCGCTGCCTCGCTGGGCCTGGCTTCTGCTGCTCACGCCGCTGAGTTAAAAATTGACGTATTTAATCCAGGTGAAGCCAGTGTATTCCCTGTTTCCTCTGAAATTATCAGCGGCGATAAAGAAGTCGTCCTGATCGATGCACAGTTCCAGCGTAACGACGCCCAAACGCTGGTTGATCGCATCAAAGCCACTGGCAAAAAACTGACTACCGTTTATATCAGCCATTCCGATCCTGACTACTATTTCGGTCTGGACGTGATTAAAGCCGCCTTCCCAGACGCGAAAATTATTGCCACTCAAGCCACCATCGACGCGATCAACGCCAGCAAAGACGGCAAAGTGGCGCATTGGGGCCCGGTTCTGAAAGAAAACGCACCGAAAGAGATCGTGGTTCCTCAAGCGCTGGAAGGTGATAGCTTTACCGTTGATGGCAAAAAACTGGAAGTAAAAGGGCTGAAAGGGCCAATGCCAGATCGCACGTTCGTCTGGATCCCTTCGCTGAAAGCCGTTGTCGGCGGTATTCCGGTGTCTGCCAACATCCACGTATGGCTTGCCGATACCCAAACGCCAGAATCTCGCATTCACTGGCGTGACACGCTGAAATCCATTGAAGCGCTGAAGCCAACCACCGTCGTGCCAGGTCACTTTATCGCTCCAACCGATTACACCTTGAAAAATGTGACGTTTACACTGCAATATCTGGATACGGTGGAAAAAGCACTGGCAAAAAGCAAAGATTCTGCCGAACTGATCGCTGCAATGAAAAAACACTACCCTACACTGAAAGAAGAATCGGGTCTTGAATTGAGCGCCAAAGTCCTGAAAGGTGAAATGAAGTGGCCACAGTAA
- a CDS encoding DsbA family protein codes for MATVRLHYIYDPLCGWCYGAAPLALAAQEIDGLDLILHGGGMMTGSNSRTITPEWHDYVIPHDHRIAQMTGQTFGEAYYEGLLRDTSVILDSAPPTAAVLAAEAMADKGMEMLYQIEQAHYVSGLKIADAAVLRQCAEAIGLDGEAFSTEFAFIQEETLSKHISASRELLAKVRGQGFPTFALEDANGNFQQIPAANYLGQVDAWRRVLTQMVKHATA; via the coding sequence GTGGCCACAGTAAGACTGCATTATATTTACGATCCCTTGTGCGGCTGGTGCTACGGTGCCGCCCCACTCGCACTGGCAGCACAGGAGATTGACGGGTTGGATCTGATCCTCCACGGCGGCGGAATGATGACGGGCAGCAATAGCCGTACCATCACCCCGGAGTGGCATGATTACGTGATTCCCCACGATCACCGCATTGCACAAATGACCGGGCAAACCTTCGGGGAAGCGTATTACGAAGGGCTGCTGCGTGATACCAGCGTCATACTGGATTCCGCGCCGCCGACGGCTGCCGTACTTGCTGCGGAAGCGATGGCTGACAAAGGCATGGAGATGTTGTACCAGATTGAGCAGGCGCACTACGTTTCCGGGCTCAAGATCGCCGATGCTGCCGTGCTGCGTCAGTGCGCGGAAGCAATCGGTCTGGATGGCGAGGCTTTCAGCACCGAGTTCGCCTTTATCCAGGAAGAAACGCTGTCAAAACACATCAGCGCTAGCCGGGAATTACTGGCGAAAGTACGCGGGCAAGGCTTCCCCACGTTTGCACTGGAAGATGCCAACGGGAATTTCCAGCAAATCCCTGCGGCAAACTACCTCGGCCAGGTTGACGCGTGGCGACGCGTGCTGACACAGATGGTCAAACACGCCACCGCATAA